The following are encoded together in the Lathyrus oleraceus cultivar Zhongwan6 chromosome 3, CAAS_Psat_ZW6_1.0, whole genome shotgun sequence genome:
- the LOC127131044 gene encoding secreted RxLR effector protein 161-like has product MEDAKSIDTLMPTNGNLERNENGKDVGLKKYRAMIGSLIYLTASRHDIMFSVCMCVRYQSTPKESHLKAVKRILRYLYGTSKYRLWYSKGSDCNLVRYTDYDFVGCKLDRKSTSGTCHMFSNSLVSWHNKK; this is encoded by the coding sequence ATGGAAGATGCAAAATCGATTGACACTCTGATGCCTACAAATGGTAACTTGGAAAGgaatgaaaatggtaaggatgttgGTCTGAAAAAGTATAGAGCTATGATTGGTTCTCTTATATATCTCACTGCATCTAGGCATGATATTATGTTTAGCGTCTGTATGTGTGTCCGTTATCAATCGACTCCCAAGGAATCACATTTAAAAGCCGTTAAACGCATTCTTAGGTACTTGTATGGTACTTCTAAGTATAGGCTTTGGTATTCCAAGGGAAGTGATTGTAATTTAGTTAGGTATACCGATTATGATTTTGTCGGTTGCAAATTGGATAGGAAGAGTACTAGTGGAACTTGCCACATGTTTTCAAATTCTTTAGTTAGTTGGCATAATAAGAAATAG
- the LOC127127358 gene encoding TOM1-like protein 6, which produces MMAGSSSSATVAVEKATSDLLMGPDWTMNIEICDSINSNHWQPKDVVKAVKKRIQHKSSKVQILALTLLETMVKNCGEYVHFQITDRNVLEEMIKIVRKKTNMQVRDKILILLDSWQEAFGGAGGKYPQYYWAYEELKRSGVSFPPRSADAAPIFTPPPTHPSIRNTQPGYGMPSSSSKTLDETMATEIESLSMSSLESMRHVLDLLSDMLQAVNPNDREAVKDEVIADLVDRCRTNQKKLMHLLTTTGDEELLGRGLELNDNIQSLLARHDAIASGTSFPIHGASPSSSTPVSPESVNQNEVKSSSPPESVSTPKASPSAAVYSETRVESDEEEEDEFAQIARRHSKIQSVTSKDSTVGSSENLGLLNTSSTTPYVPESSTSVPSNALALPDPPAPISTSSKDQDIIDLLSITLSLVPSSSSTATYAPSSAPSQVGMHQIPVPSSADGYSHSPQTYPGSLPFNSYVAPWAQQPQPKSEFQTQLPQQTYQSQNPQHIYQPHPQSTTPPSSQQVHAHYESEQVLHQHNRQPQSELPQSQLQNQHHHYSPHQHNEPQLSQYQPQQYPHLQRQPQPQLQIQSQHRPQHQPQQPMQIQSQQSQQQPQFPNQLGQYPARYPPPPWAATPGYANYQSHLSASNAISTSQGNNAAASHPPAQGVRPLQHTHSFPLPGVDPRGGNSGQRPFVPSYKLFEDLNVFGNSDGRVSGAPSNVSGTMGPGMVGGGRK; this is translated from the exons ATGATGGCTGGTTCTTCTTCTTCAGCTACTGTCGCAGTAGAGAAAGCAACTAGCGATCTTCTTATGGGGCCTGATTGGACCATGAACATCGAAATTTGTGATTCCATCAATTCTAATCATTG GCAGCCAAAAGACGTGGTTAAAGCTGTGAAGAAGAGAATACAACATAAGAGCTCTAAAGTTCAAATACTAGCTCTCACG CTTCTGGAGACAATGGTGAAGAACTGTGGTGAATATGTGCACTTTCAAATCACCGATAGGAACGTACTGGAGGAGATGATAAAGATTGTTAGGAAGAAG ACAAACATGCAAGTGAGGGATAAAATTTTAATACTGCTGGACTCGTGGCAAGAGGCATTCGGAGGGGCTGGTGGAAAATATCCCCAATACTATTGGGCATATGAGGAATTAAAG CGATCTGGAGTTTCTTTTCCGCCCCGTTCAGCAGACGCAGCTCCAATATTTACCCCACCTCCTACTCATCCATCAATAAGAAATACACAACCTGGATATGGGATGCCAAGCAGCTCTTCAAAAACACTTGATGAAACAATGGCAACAGAGATTGAAAGTTTGAG TATGTCAAGCTTGGAATCCATGCGACATGTGTTGGACCTTTTGAGTGACATGCTACAAGCTGTAAATCCTAATGACCGTGAG GCTGTAAAAGACGAAGTAATTGCTGATCTTGTTGATCGTTGTCGCACCAACCAGAAAAAATTGATGCATTTGCTGACAACAACTGG GGATGAAGAACTTCTTGGACGGGGCCTTGAACTGAATGATAATATTCAAAGTTTGCTTGCGAGGCATGATGCAATTGCTTCTGGTACATCTTTTCCAATTCACGGTGCAAGTCCCAGTTCTAGTACTCCGGTGTCACCTGAAAGTGTCAATCAAAATGAAGTGAAGAGCTCTAGCCCTCCGGAGTCTGTTTCAACACCTAAAGCTAGCCCTTCTGCTGCTGTTTATTCCGAGACAAGGGTTGAGAGTGAtgaagaggaagaagatgaatttGCACAGATAGCTAGAAG GCATTCTAAGATACAATCAGTGACTTCTAAAGATTCTACTGTAGGATCTAGTGAAAATTTAGGGTTATTGAACACTAGCAGCACAACTCCATATGTGCCAGAGTCCTCAACTTCTGTACCATCCAATGCATTAGCTCTTCCAGACCCGCCAGCACCTATTAGTACTTCTTCAAAAGATCAGGACATCATTGACTTACTGAGTATCACTTTGTCCCTGGTACCATCTTCTTCATCAACCGCAACATATGCACCATCATCAGCCCCTAGTCAAGTGGGTATGCATCAGATACCTGTTCCATCCAGCGCAGATGGTTATTCTCATTCTCCCCAAACATATCCTGGAAGTTTGCCATTCAACAGTTATGTAGCCCCTTGGGCTCAGCAACCACAACCTAAGTCAGAGTTTCAAACCCAGCTTCCGCAACAGACGTATCAATCCCAGAATCCACAACATATTTATCAACCCCATCCTCAATCCACAACTCCACCCTCATCTCAACAAGTGCATGCACATTATGAATCTGAGCAAGTGCTGCATCAGCATAACCGACAACCCCAATCTGAGCTACCTCAGTCACAGCTGCAGAATCAACACCATCATTATAGCCCTCaccaacataatgaaccccaacTATCACAATATCAGCCTCAACAATATCCACATTTACAGCGTCAACCACAACCGCAGTTGCAAATACAGTCTCAGCATCGACCTCAacaccaacctcaacaaccgATGCAAATACAATCTCAGCAATCTCAACAGCAGCCACAGTTTCCAAATCAACTTGGTCAATACCCTGCAAGATATCCACCACCACCATGGGCTGCTACACCTGGATATGCTAACTATCAAAGTCATTTATCGGCTTCAAATGCAATTTCGACTTCTCAAGGCAACAACGCAGCAGCATCTCATCCTCCTGCACAAGGGGTTAGGCCCTTGCAACATACTCATTCATTCCCTTTGCCAGGAGTTGATCCTAGGGGCGGGAATTCTGGACAAAGACCCTTTGTTCCATCTTACAAGTTATTTGAAGATTTGAATGTATTTGGAAACTCTGACGGAAGGGTCAGCGGTGCACCATCCAACGTGTCGGGGACAATGGGACCTGGTATGGTCGGTGGAGGACGCAAGTAA